One genomic window of Eggerthella timonensis includes the following:
- a CDS encoding transcriptional regulator, which yields MELGTLPEWFTACAEVLAVCTALFLPQYTAYRNRKASYDRMRRVTSGLLRELADELERCDGCDASQLESAKELELYLRVSFYALSEAKEIALRAEVERLYRRLVAPHADLPALRREIAEISRA from the coding sequence ATGGAGCTGGGCACGCTGCCCGAGTGGTTCACCGCGTGCGCCGAGGTGCTGGCGGTGTGCACCGCGCTGTTCTTGCCGCAGTACACGGCGTACCGCAACCGCAAGGCGAGCTACGACCGCATGCGCCGCGTGACGTCGGGGTTGCTGCGTGAGCTGGCGGACGAGCTCGAGCGATGCGACGGCTGCGACGCGTCCCAGCTCGAGAGCGCCAAGGAGCTGGAGCTGTACCTGCGCGTCTCGTTCTACGCGCTGAGCGAAGCGAAGGAGATCGCTCTGCGCGCCGAGGTGGAGCGGCTGTATCGCCGCCTCGTCGCGCCGCACGCCGATCTGCCCGCGCTCCGCCGGGAGATCGCCGAGATCTCGCGCGCATGA
- a CDS encoding TatD family hydrolase — protein MTACRPERSAQRGVEGFCAASAVGLFDMHCHLDFAPDALTAARGMAAYGMGAFSVTVTPRGYERATELLEACDAVRVGLGLHPWWIADGSCDERDVAQFERLAAGERFIGEVGLDFAGDRAAAREAQVAAFGRVAQACAGGGKVLSIHAVRAAGEVLDVLEGAGALAENACIFHWFSGTSDELQRALREGSFCSVNPRMLASKRGRAYAQAVPAERLLLETDAPSKSGEPYDPAAEDARLAALLETLAALRRTSLDELADRIARTSRALLG, from the coding sequence ATGACGGCGTGTCGTCCCGAGCGCAGTGCGCAGCGCGGAGTCGAAGGATTCTGTGCGGCATCGGCGGTAGGCCTGTTCGATATGCACTGCCATCTGGACTTCGCTCCCGACGCGCTGACGGCAGCGCGCGGGATGGCCGCCTACGGCATGGGGGCGTTTTCGGTGACGGTCACGCCGCGGGGATACGAGCGCGCGACCGAGCTGCTGGAAGCCTGCGATGCCGTGCGCGTGGGGCTGGGGCTGCATCCCTGGTGGATCGCCGACGGCAGCTGCGACGAGCGGGACGTGGCGCAGTTCGAGCGCCTGGCTGCGGGAGAGCGCTTCATCGGCGAGGTCGGCCTCGATTTCGCGGGCGATCGCGCGGCTGCGCGCGAGGCCCAGGTTGCGGCGTTCGGGCGCGTGGCGCAGGCGTGCGCGGGCGGCGGGAAGGTGCTGTCGATCCACGCGGTGCGCGCGGCGGGCGAGGTGCTCGACGTGCTCGAAGGCGCGGGGGCGCTGGCGGAGAACGCCTGCATCTTCCACTGGTTCTCGGGAACGTCGGACGAGCTGCAGCGGGCCCTGCGCGAAGGGAGCTTCTGCTCCGTCAACCCGCGCATGCTGGCTTCGAAGCGCGGTCGCGCTTACGCGCAGGCCGTGCCCGCCGAGCGCCTGCTGCTGGAAACCGACGCCCCGTCAAAGTCCGGCGAGCCCTACGATCCTGCCGCCGAGGACGCGCGCTTGGCCGCTCTGCTCGAAACCCTCGCCGCCCTGCGCCGCACGTCTCTCGACGAACTCGCCGACCGCATAGCCCGAACCAGCCGCGCGCTTCTGGGCTAG
- a CDS encoding tRNA threonylcarbamoyladenosine dehydratase, giving the protein MTATGDTATSKLELIMGRDGLARLAESTVMVLGVGGVGSNCVEALARGGVGRLIVVDHDVVQASNINRQAIAFRSTIGRKKVDVARGMIADINPDAQVEALDEFVLAENVPAFLGAYVDRVDYVVDAIDTISAKLAVAQYADAHGMRLVSSMGAANKLRPDCFRFADVFDTVNCPLCRIMRKEARKRGIRHLRVLYSCEQPVAVPVREGAERRERSNLGTASFVPPIMGQMIAGEVLCALAGVGAHAGEERV; this is encoded by the coding sequence ATGACGGCAACCGGCGACACCGCCACCTCGAAACTCGAACTGATCATGGGACGCGACGGCCTCGCGCGCCTCGCGGAGTCCACCGTCATGGTGCTGGGCGTGGGCGGCGTGGGCTCGAACTGCGTCGAGGCGCTCGCACGCGGCGGCGTGGGCAGGCTCATCGTGGTGGACCACGACGTGGTGCAGGCCAGCAACATCAACCGCCAGGCCATCGCGTTTCGCAGCACCATCGGCCGCAAGAAGGTGGACGTCGCGCGCGGCATGATCGCCGACATCAACCCCGATGCGCAGGTGGAAGCGCTCGACGAGTTCGTGCTGGCCGAGAACGTCCCCGCGTTCCTGGGCGCGTACGTCGACCGCGTGGACTACGTTGTCGACGCCATCGACACCATTTCGGCCAAGCTGGCCGTCGCGCAGTACGCCGACGCGCACGGCATGCGCCTCGTCAGCAGCATGGGCGCGGCGAACAAGCTGCGTCCCGACTGCTTTCGGTTCGCCGACGTGTTTGACACGGTGAACTGCCCGTTGTGCCGCATCATGCGCAAGGAGGCGCGCAAGCGCGGCATCCGCCACCTGCGCGTGCTGTACTCGTGCGAGCAACCGGTGGCCGTTCCCGTGCGCGAAGGCGCCGAGCGTCGCGAGCGGTCGAACCTGGGAACCGCGTCGTTCGTGCCGCCCATCATGGGCCAGATGATCGCCGGCGAGGTGCTGTGCGCGCTCGCGGGCGTGGGCGCCCATGCGGGGGAGGAGCGCGTATGA
- a CDS encoding DUF6933 domain-containing protein yields MELGITIPLQRRLRLPRPPYGEVDDLLFCWEAHRKALGGCDMLLLVNASNRFAAFACMQPGEWRDWERVALAALRASLAASGFDEDVIDAYLFFGGAAHVTRTHGRRPVAFLNALVDKLLPLTLPLPSDAGAPFPRELCRLANERTACRAAGFEGLGLPAERFAADLKRLGIGAPA; encoded by the coding sequence GTGGAGCTTGGCATCACCATACCCCTGCAGCGTCGCCTGCGCCTGCCGCGGCCGCCGTACGGCGAGGTGGACGACCTGCTGTTCTGCTGGGAGGCGCATCGCAAGGCGCTCGGCGGCTGCGACATGCTCCTGTTGGTGAACGCAAGCAACCGGTTCGCGGCGTTCGCGTGCATGCAGCCGGGGGAGTGGCGCGACTGGGAGCGCGTCGCGCTCGCGGCGCTGCGCGCCTCGCTTGCGGCCAGCGGGTTCGACGAGGACGTGATCGACGCGTACCTGTTCTTCGGCGGCGCGGCCCATGTGACGCGCACGCACGGCCGACGGCCAGTCGCGTTCCTCAACGCGCTCGTGGACAAGCTGCTGCCGCTGACGCTTCCCCTCCCGTCCGACGCGGGCGCGCCGTTCCCGCGCGAGCTGTGCCGCCTCGCCAACGAGCGGACGGCGTGCAGGGCGGCCGGCTTCGAGGGCCTCGGCCTGCCGGCCGAGCGTTTCGCGGCCGATCTCAAGCGCCTGGGGATCGGCGCCCCGGCGTAA
- a CDS encoding patatin-like phospholipase family protein — MQSLAVNIPDVALIIEGGGMRASYTAGAVVTLLERQLNFGRVYGISAGSSHTVNYVSRDIARTKASFVDLVKDPRFGGLGSFARGTGYFNAPYLYEGIAEEHAGSGDTMAFDWETFRRNPADVHIEGFDAETGATVAWTKADMPTMRAMMLRVRASSTMPLFMPPTTIDGRTYLDGGMGESWGILLDAARRDGFERFFIIRSQVRGYRKKPLAAPVRALFRTAFRTYPAVAACTIERWRPYNALCDEVERLERAGAACVFYPEEMPVSNKETSYAKLQAAYERGYAQARREADAWESWLRPSQATG; from the coding sequence ATGCAATCCCTCGCCGTCAACATCCCCGACGTCGCGCTCATCATCGAGGGCGGCGGCATGCGCGCCAGCTACACGGCGGGCGCGGTGGTTACGCTGCTCGAGCGGCAGCTGAACTTCGGCCGCGTCTACGGCATCTCCGCCGGTTCCAGCCACACGGTGAACTACGTGTCGCGCGATATCGCGCGCACGAAGGCATCGTTCGTCGACCTCGTGAAGGACCCGCGCTTCGGCGGCCTCGGCAGCTTCGCGCGCGGCACCGGCTACTTCAACGCCCCGTACCTGTACGAGGGCATCGCCGAGGAGCACGCGGGCTCGGGCGACACGATGGCGTTCGATTGGGAGACGTTCCGGCGCAATCCCGCCGACGTGCACATCGAGGGCTTCGACGCGGAGACGGGCGCCACGGTCGCGTGGACGAAGGCTGACATGCCTACGATGCGCGCCATGATGCTGCGCGTGCGCGCGAGCTCCACGATGCCGCTGTTCATGCCGCCCACGACGATCGACGGGCGCACGTACCTCGACGGCGGCATGGGCGAGAGCTGGGGCATCCTGCTCGACGCGGCGCGGCGCGACGGCTTCGAGCGGTTCTTCATCATCCGCTCGCAGGTGCGCGGCTACCGCAAGAAGCCCCTCGCCGCGCCCGTGCGGGCCCTGTTCCGCACCGCGTTTCGGACGTATCCGGCGGTGGCCGCGTGCACCATCGAGCGCTGGCGCCCCTACAACGCGCTGTGCGACGAGGTGGAGCGGCTCGAGCGCGCGGGCGCGGCGTGCGTGTTCTATCCCGAGGAGATGCCCGTGTCGAACAAGGAGACGAGCTACGCGAAGCTGCAGGCGGCCTACGAGCGCGGCTACGCGCAGGCACGGCGCGAGGCCGATGCGTGGGAATCGTGGCTGCGTCCCTCGCAGGCGACGGGGTAG
- a CDS encoding DUF92 domain-containing protein translates to MMESLIGLGVSLAYVLAVLGASSLAARRGATSEATRKLVHIALGGWWLIAAGFFTSAVWAAVLPATFILVNAYAYRRQKLTFMGRDGGEDTPGTVYYAVSLTALALFSFGIGAPYVGALGIFCMAFGDGFAAVFGSRFGKRTIPGAPGKTFVGSATMFLASFASCAAVLVTSGVPMATGIALVLAAAATLLELFSVDGLDNLFVPLGVSALYAAAFLPAAAYTPALVGLLLSGAVALASFRLRLLTVPGGLGAVAVGTLAFAIGGWPLWLLLMWFFGSSNIASKLMALRAAKRDGGAPASRKHGGPRKLRQVLANSVPFLACALAYTAVGDPWLLILASGALAASTADTWASEVGVYSRRPPVNILTREPMQRGLSGGVSPLGLAATVVGATTSAFLAMLLFHSFGYALPTGPDAFFFIIACGIVGSLVDSVLGVLMQAKYRCPGDGEGDLVETPPCGAQAALVSGYAWVTNDAVNLMSGVAVVLLGLLVVV, encoded by the coding sequence ATGATGGAGAGCCTGATCGGCCTGGGCGTTTCGCTCGCGTACGTGCTGGCGGTGCTGGGCGCGTCCAGCCTGGCCGCGCGTCGGGGCGCCACGTCGGAGGCCACCCGCAAGCTCGTGCACATCGCGCTGGGCGGCTGGTGGCTCATCGCGGCGGGGTTCTTCACCTCGGCCGTGTGGGCAGCGGTGCTGCCCGCCACGTTCATCCTCGTGAACGCGTACGCGTACCGTCGGCAGAAGCTGACGTTCATGGGACGCGACGGCGGCGAGGACACGCCGGGCACGGTGTACTACGCCGTGTCGCTGACGGCGCTCGCGCTGTTCTCGTTCGGCATCGGCGCGCCGTACGTGGGCGCGCTCGGCATCTTCTGCATGGCGTTCGGCGACGGGTTCGCCGCCGTGTTCGGCTCGCGGTTCGGGAAGCGGACGATTCCCGGCGCGCCGGGCAAGACCTTCGTGGGAAGCGCGACGATGTTCCTCGCGAGCTTCGCCTCGTGCGCCGCCGTGCTGGTGACGTCCGGCGTGCCGATGGCCACGGGTATCGCGCTCGTGCTGGCGGCGGCGGCCACGCTGCTCGAGCTGTTCTCCGTGGACGGTCTCGACAACCTGTTCGTGCCGCTGGGCGTGTCGGCGCTGTACGCGGCCGCGTTCCTGCCCGCCGCGGCGTACACGCCCGCGCTCGTGGGGCTGCTGCTGTCCGGCGCGGTGGCGCTCGCGTCGTTTCGGTTGCGCCTGCTCACGGTGCCGGGCGGCCTCGGCGCCGTGGCGGTTGGCACGCTCGCGTTCGCCATCGGCGGCTGGCCGCTATGGCTGCTGCTCATGTGGTTCTTCGGCAGCTCGAACATCGCCTCGAAGCTCATGGCGCTGCGGGCCGCGAAGCGCGACGGCGGCGCGCCCGCGTCGCGCAAGCACGGCGGCCCGCGCAAGCTGCGGCAGGTGCTGGCGAACAGCGTGCCGTTCCTCGCGTGCGCGCTGGCCTACACGGCGGTGGGCGACCCGTGGCTGCTCATCCTCGCGTCGGGCGCGCTGGCGGCCAGCACCGCCGACACGTGGGCGTCCGAGGTGGGCGTGTACAGCCGTCGGCCGCCCGTGAACATCCTCACGCGCGAGCCGATGCAGCGCGGGCTGTCGGGCGGCGTGAGCCCGCTCGGGCTCGCGGCCACCGTCGTCGGCGCGACGACCTCGGCGTTTCTGGCCATGCTGCTGTTCCACTCGTTCGGCTACGCGCTGCCCACCGGGCCCGACGCGTTCTTCTTCATCATCGCGTGCGGCATCGTGGGCTCGCTTGTGGACAGCGTGCTGGGCGTGCTCATGCAGGCGAAGTACCGCTGCCCGGGCGACGGCGAGGGCGACCTCGTGGAGACGCCGCCGTGCGGCGCGCAGGCCGCGCTCGTGTCCGGCTATGCCTGGGTGACGAACGACGCCGTGAACCTCATGAGCGGCGTCGCCGTCGTGCTGCTCGGGCTGCTCGTGGTGGTGTAG
- a CDS encoding phytoene/squalene synthase family protein, translating to MIASPSAFADRADDFAWCENVIERNSNSFYRAFSLLPEPKRQSVYALYAFCRLADDCVDVDASAAKLEQVNNDLTGFFAGRVPDAPLWRALDAVCSLFDLEAAPFFDMLEGQRRDLAFRQPETMGDLEEYGYYVAGSVGLMLLPILHAGSEVDDGLRDSAVALGVAMQLTNILRDVGEDLENGRVYLPVRVLEAASYGPERLRAHAVDGAFRDAWEAVAHRSEELYRPMERDVFALDDDSRLPTLSSLYLYRGILDEVRAGGYQCFERRAAVGQDAAARLVGDAVRALEEGRR from the coding sequence ATGATCGCGTCTCCTAGCGCGTTCGCCGACCGCGCCGACGATTTCGCCTGGTGCGAGAACGTGATCGAACGGAATTCCAACAGCTTCTACCGGGCGTTCTCGCTGCTGCCGGAGCCGAAGCGCCAGAGCGTGTACGCGCTGTACGCGTTCTGCCGCCTGGCCGACGATTGCGTCGACGTCGACGCCAGCGCGGCGAAGCTCGAGCAGGTGAACAACGATCTCACAGGCTTCTTCGCGGGGCGCGTGCCCGACGCGCCGCTGTGGCGCGCGCTCGACGCCGTGTGCTCCCTGTTCGACCTGGAGGCGGCGCCCTTCTTCGATATGCTGGAGGGGCAGCGCCGCGACCTGGCGTTCCGCCAGCCCGAGACGATGGGCGACCTGGAGGAGTACGGCTACTACGTGGCGGGCTCGGTGGGGCTCATGCTGCTGCCGATCCTGCATGCCGGCTCCGAGGTGGACGACGGACTGCGCGACAGCGCGGTGGCGCTCGGCGTGGCCATGCAGCTGACCAACATCCTGCGCGACGTGGGCGAGGATCTGGAAAACGGGCGCGTCTACCTGCCCGTCCGGGTTCTGGAGGCCGCGTCGTACGGGCCGGAGCGCCTGCGCGCGCACGCGGTGGACGGGGCGTTCCGCGACGCATGGGAGGCGGTGGCGCACCGCTCGGAGGAGCTGTACCGGCCCATGGAGCGCGACGTGTTCGCGCTCGACGACGACAGCCGGCTGCCCACGCTGTCGTCGCTGTACCTGTACCGCGGCATCCTGGACGAGGTGCGTGCGGGCGGCTACCAGTGCTTCGAGCGCCGCGCCGCCGTGGGACAGGACGCCGCAGCGCGGCTGGTGGGCGACGCCGTGCGCGCGCTCGAGGAGGGAAGGCGATGA
- a CDS encoding phytoene desaturase family protein: protein MKRVIVIGAGVAGLAAAVRLQHAGYEVTLFEKEPLVGGKMNQIREDGFTFDVGPTIVMMPELYREVFEACGRDADDYIPMEKVEPLMDISFGPDDRMRLSNDLSSITATVEAIGEKDAQGYFEYLALLYKRYLIAKDNFLQRSFRKPSDFYNPKSLVAGLRLHTLGDAYSSVARHVRDDRLRKALAFQTLYIGISPFEGPSLYMIIPMIELVYGVWFMKGGMYTMAQAMGRLFLEQGGDLRTSTPVERIVVENGCACGVEAGGATHYADYLVCDADFPYAITQLVDEADARGKYTPRRIEEMEYSCSCFILYLGLDKRYPADAVHSIRFASDFERNIDDIFDDARFPDDPSFYCYAPSSLDRSLAPEGCSTLYVLVPVPPLSPASPRWTDAEVARYRDRVLDLMERETVYEDVRDHIVFERAYTPLDFAERFNAYDGATFGLRPTLAQSNYWRPHNKAADCNRLYFCGSSVHPGAGVPIVLMSAKLAVEELMRDDRVS, encoded by the coding sequence ATGAAACGGGTTATCGTGATCGGCGCCGGCGTTGCCGGCTTGGCGGCGGCTGTGCGGTTGCAGCATGCCGGATACGAGGTGACGCTCTTCGAGAAGGAGCCGCTCGTCGGCGGCAAGATGAACCAGATCCGCGAGGACGGGTTCACCTTCGACGTGGGGCCGACCATCGTCATGATGCCCGAGCTGTACCGCGAGGTGTTCGAGGCGTGCGGCCGCGATGCGGACGACTACATCCCCATGGAGAAGGTCGAGCCGCTCATGGACATCTCCTTCGGCCCCGACGACCGCATGCGCTTGTCGAACGATCTCTCGTCCATCACCGCAACCGTGGAGGCCATCGGCGAGAAGGACGCGCAGGGCTACTTCGAATACCTCGCGCTGCTGTACAAACGCTACCTCATCGCGAAGGACAACTTCCTGCAGCGTTCGTTTCGCAAACCCTCCGACTTCTACAACCCGAAGAGCCTCGTGGCCGGCCTGCGCCTGCACACGCTCGGCGACGCGTACTCGTCGGTGGCGCGCCACGTGCGCGACGACCGGCTGCGCAAGGCGCTCGCGTTCCAGACGCTCTACATCGGCATCTCGCCGTTCGAGGGGCCGTCGCTGTACATGATCATCCCCATGATCGAGCTCGTGTACGGCGTGTGGTTCATGAAGGGCGGCATGTACACGATGGCGCAGGCGATGGGGAGGCTGTTCCTCGAACAGGGCGGCGACCTGCGCACGTCCACGCCGGTGGAGCGCATCGTGGTGGAGAACGGATGCGCGTGCGGCGTGGAGGCGGGCGGCGCCACGCACTACGCCGACTACCTCGTGTGCGACGCCGACTTCCCGTACGCCATCACGCAGCTCGTGGACGAGGCCGACGCGCGCGGCAAGTACACGCCGCGGAGGATCGAGGAGATGGAGTACTCCTGCTCGTGCTTCATCCTGTACCTCGGCCTGGACAAGCGCTATCCCGCCGATGCCGTGCACTCCATCAGGTTCGCCTCAGACTTCGAGCGCAACATCGACGACATCTTCGACGACGCGCGCTTCCCCGACGACCCGTCGTTCTACTGCTACGCGCCCTCGTCGCTCGACCGTTCGCTCGCGCCCGAGGGCTGCTCGACGCTGTACGTGCTCGTGCCGGTGCCGCCGCTGTCGCCCGCGTCGCCGCGCTGGACGGACGCGGAGGTGGCGCGCTATCGCGACCGGGTGCTCGATCTCATGGAGCGCGAGACGGTGTACGAGGACGTGCGCGACCACATCGTGTTCGAGCGCGCCTACACGCCGCTCGACTTCGCCGAGCGCTTCAACGCCTACGACGGCGCGACGTTCGGCCTGCGGCCGACGCTCGCTCAGAGCAACTACTGGCGGCCGCACAACAAGGCCGCCGACTGCAATCGCCTGTACTTCTGCGGCAGCAGCGTCCACCCGGGCGCGGGCGTGCCCATCGTGCTGATGAGCGCGAAGCTGGCGGTGGAGGAGTTGATGCGCGATGATCGCGTCTCCTAG